CCAAACAAAATCTGTCCCTTGTTTTGGATGAATAAATAAATCGGAGCGTTCAGCCATTTCATGTTTGCGCAAATCTGACACAATCAACTTTTGCCCACGTGTTTTTTGTGCTCGTTTAATTCGACTTGCAAGAACTGGATGTCCATCAGCTGGAGAAGCTCCTACAATAATCACGAGTCCCGCAGTCTCAATATCTTCTACTGTACCCGAATCCGCGCCAATCCCAACTGTGCGAGTTAGCCCATCGGAAGCGGGCGCCTGACAATATCTAGAGCAATTATCAATATTATTCGTTTCGAACACTTGTCTAGCTAATTTTTGCATCAAATAGTTTTCTTCGTTGGTGGTTTTAGAGGAGCTAATAAAACCAAGTGCATCATTGCCATATTTTGCTTGAATTTCTCGTAATTTTGTTGCAACTAAATGAATTGCATCTTCCCAACTCGCTGGAACAAATTCATTGCCCTCTCGAATTAGCGGAGTTGTAATTCGTTTTTCGCTATTAACAAAGTCCCAACCAAATTTCCCTTTTACACAAGTAGCAAATTTGTTCACCGGACCTTCACCAGTTGGTTCAACTTTCAAAATCTTGCGGTCTTTCGTCCAAACTTCAAACGTACAGCCCACTCCACAAAAAGTACAAACTGTTTTCGTTTTCTTTGTCCGCGTTTCTCGCATTGCCGCTTCCATTTCTGACACAGCAAAAACAGTTTGATAATTCGGCTCCACTTTTTTCACCAAATCAATCATGGGTTCAAGCATATCTTCATCCAGCCCAGTCATAAATCCAGCTTGGCCAAGCATTGATTTCTCCATAAGTGCATTACATGGACAAACAGTGGCACATAATCCACACGAAACACAAGACGACAAGTTCGCCGGTTTGTCATCATCCCAAATGACCCTCGGCTGACTTCGCTCCCAATCAATCGAAAGCGTCTCATTCACTTGCACTTGTTGACAAGCCTCCACGCATCTCCCACATAGAATACATTGATCTGGATCATAGCGATAAAACGGATGAGAGAAATCATTCAAATAGCCTTTTTCACGGTAAGGCCGCTCTTGCGCTTCTACACCAAGCAATTCTGTTGTATTATGTACCTTGCAATTCCCATTATTATTATCACAAACCGTACAATAAAGTAAATGATTTTCCAAAATCCTATCCATTGCTTCCAGTTGTGCTTCAGTCGCCACTTCTGAATTAGTTTTAATTTCCATTCCATCTGTAACTTTCGTGCTACATGCTCGCATAAGTTGCCCGTCCACCTCACACATACAAGTATCACAAGACTGAATAGGCCCAATTTGCTCACTGTAACATATATGCGGATGTTCGATTCCTTCTGCATTCAAATAATCTAAAATCCGTGTTCCTTCAGTCACATTTCGCTGCTGGCCATTAATCTTTACTGATATCTTTGCATTCATCACATTACCTCCATTTCAAGAAAGCGGTTACAATTTGTTTTTATTATAACAGTTCTTATCTAAAAATCACAGTAATATGTTAGCTGATAACCATTCTCAAACAGCACTACTATGCGATTTCTATCACAATAGATACTTAATATATTGACAATTGGCTGACTTTTCTGTATTCTTTATACAAAGCTATGATGAGAAAAGTACGGTTTCTGTTTTTTCCAAAAGAGAATCCCCCTCTACTGAAAATGAATTAAGGTGGTATTGCGTGAATTTTTTCCGCCCTTATCCAAGTTATCAACTGGACTAGGACGATTTTTTATTTAGCTCTAAATTTTTAAAATGGAGGAATTAAAATGACAAAGCAATTACTCGTTTTACAGTCAGATTTCGGGATTAGCGACGGTGCCGTTAGCGCCATGTACGGTGTGATTAATAGCGTTAGTAAGGATCTACAAATATATGATTTAACGCACCAAATTCCTCAATTTAATATTTGGGAAGCTTCTTATCGATTACTACAAACCGTTACTTACTGGCCGAAAGATACTATTTTTGTTTCGATTGTCGATCCTGGCGTTGGTTCTGAGCGTCGAAGTGTTGCTGTCTTAACCGAAGAAGGTCACTATATTATTACACCTGACAACGGCAGTTTAACTCATATCGCTCATTACGGACGCCTAAAAGCCATTCGTTTAATTGATGAAGCTAAGAACCGTTTGCCAAAATCAGGCGCATCACACACATTTCACGGTCGAGATATCTTTGCCTACACTGCTGCTAGACTTGCTGCTGGAAAAATCCGCTTTGAAGATATCGGACCTGAAGCCCCAGCTGAATCAATTGTTTCTTTGAGCCTTAGTGATTCTTATTTAGAAAATGAACAGGCATTTGGGACCATTGACATTATCGACCGACCATTTGGCAACTTGTGGACTAATATTCGTCGTACTGACTTTTTACAATTAGATGTGAATTATGGAGACTCCATTGAAGTTTTAATTAAACATCACGACCTCGTAGTTTATAAAAATTTCGTCACGTATAGCCGTTCTTTCGCTGATTTACGAATTGGCGAGGCACTCATCTATGTTAACTCACTTGATAATCTTGGGTTAGGCATCAATCAAGGATCCTTCGTCAATGCTTATTCAGTTGGAACTGGAACAAGCTGGAAAGTCACTTTAAAAAAAGGATAAAAAAAGGCCAAAAATCCAGTATGGATTTTTGGCCTTTTTCAATATTTATTTCGTATATTCTTTTACAATTGGTTCTTGTTTTTTTGTTTTAAGGAAGAAACTCAAGAACATCCCAATAGCTGCGAAAATAGCTGCAACCATAAAGGCAGCACGCATACCATCTAAGCTGGCATCCTGTGCCTGTTGTGCGAATGCAGCAGGATCCGTCCCAGCTAGCATCTTACCAGGCATATTATTTTTCGTTACATTAGTTAAAACAGTAATTAAGACAGCTGTACCAATCGAACCAGCAATTTGTCGTATGGTATTGTTAACTGCTGAACCATGATTGATCAAGTGATTTGGCAGTGCATTCATTCCGGCGGTCGAAACTGGCATCATCGCCATCGAAATACCGAAGAATCGTACTGCATAAAATACCACAATATACCAAAGTGGTGTATCTATCGTTAAGAACATAAATGGTATCGTACCAATAGTTAAAATGGTAACCCCAGTAATTGTCAGCCACTTAGCTCCAATTTTATCAAATATAATCCCTGTAATCGGACTCATTATTCCCATAATTATTGCTCCTGGTAGTAACAATAGTCCTGATTGTAATGCAGATTCTCCGCGAATAGTTTGAATGTATAATGGTAATACAATTTCCGCACCAATCATTGCCATAGTAACAATCGAACCAAGAACTACGGAAAGTGAGAATACTGGATATTTAAATACATGTAGTTCTAACATTGGATTTTCAATAACAAGTTGACGCCAAACAAAAAGTGCGATGACAACAACACCGATAATCAATGTTGTTACAACCGTTGCATCTCCCCAGCCATCATTCCCTGCTGAACTGAACCCATAAAGAAGTGACCCAAAACCAATCGATGACATAACAATGGAAAGATAATCAATTTTAGTTTTTGTTAATTTTACTACTTTCTTCATTCCAAAAAATGCTAAAGCTATATCAATTACTGCAATTGGAATTAATATTAGGAATAAAACTCTCCAGTCATATGAATCTACAATCCAACCAGACAAAGTTGGACCAATCGCTGGAGCAAAGGCAATTACTAAGCCCATAAGTCCCATTGCTGCCCCACGCTTTTCACGAGGGAAAATCAATAAGAAAATTGTTTGCAAGAGTGGCATCATAATTCCCGCTCCAGCTGCTTGAACAATTCTACCAGTTAATAGCATCGGGAACGAATCGGCCATCGAAGCAATAATTGTTCCTACTGTAAACACAAACATTGCTGTAATAAATAACGTTTTTGAACTAATTTTTTCAATTAAAAGTGCTGTTATCGGAATCATAATCCCATTTGTCAGCAAGAAAGCCGTTGTTAGCCATTGGCCGGTTGCTGCTGTAATGTGCAAATCATCCATAATCATTGGTAACGCTGTTGCTAAAAGTGTCTGATTCAATATTGCTACAAATGCCCCAATAATCATTGTTACTACTAATAAATTTCTGCTATACGATTTCCCGTTAACATCAACAGGACGTTCTACTGCTGTACTATTCAAAATCAATACCCCTTCCTATGTGGAAATTTCCAGATGAATAATAGAAGTATAATAAAAAAAGACCAACAAGTCAATAAAAAATGACCAGTTAGTCCAAAAATTATAAAAGTCCGTTCACACATAGTTCCAACTTATTTACTTCTTTTGTTAAAGTTGCTGGTACATGCTGCTTTAAATACAGCAAAGTTCCTTGAATCATAAAGTCTCTCGGGGCTTCATTATTGTTTATTTCGCCAACTAAAGCATTCATTGACTCTTTATACTGCCATTTATCTGAATCAGCAATATCTGCATTATCAATCCCCGTACTAAGTTCTTCTAATGCTTCTCTTAATTTAGCTAATCGTTTTTTTCGCATCGTTATATGATCAGGCACTAAATTTTCGGTATCCTCATCAGTAAACACAATTTCCCCACTCAAAAGAATATCCTTTACAAGTGCATCTAGCCGTCTAACCACATAAGGGATTGCACGATCAATTAAACCAGAATCAATATTTTTACTACCATTCGCAAATACATACATTGCCGCCATCCCGCTAAGCAGCATCGTTATATCATTAATATAAGGCGCCGTTTCAATTCCATAAACCTCTAATAGTTGATTTTTCACCCACTCCATATTCTTAAGCCGCACGCTTTGCAAGAAAGAATTAAAATCATCATCAATCATTGCCTGTGAGAAAGTAATATTTAAAATTTCTCCATTTTCCGTGTAAAAACGAATAATAATCTTCAAACATTCAGTAAAATTATCTTTTCTTTCCCCCGAAATCGCCATTGTATACTCTAACCGTTGATGTAAAACAGAATACTCTTGCTTAAAAATCACAATTGCTAGCTCTTCTTTAGAAGTAAAATAATTATAAAAAGTCCCTTTAGAAATTTCCGCAGCATCTACTATATCTTGTACAGAAGTTTTTAAATAGCCTTGCTTTTGAAACACTTCTTTAGCCGACTTAATAATCCGTTGCTTCTTTTCCTTCAAAAAAAACACCTCATTATCAACATATTATACATAAAGTATAATCTATTTATACTACCTATTCAAGCTACTTGATAATAGGTAATAAATTCTTTTCCCCATTTAGTCAAACAATATTTCTGACTTAATCTCGTTAATCCATCAGAATTATTTTTTCGAGCTAAAAATCCGTCTTGGTTCAAGCCAGTAAATCGTATAAATTAACTTGTTTTTCGTTATTTGATACTTTCCAGTTATAATAATATCTTCTTTTTTTGCTAAATCAAAAATTTTCTCTGATTTATCTTTAACCATTTTAAGTATTGAATATATTATTTCTCTTTCCGGTAGCACACTTCTTCCCTCCTTTTAAAACAACAAAAAAGGTTTCGTCTACTAACGAATACCAACTAACATTTCTATTAAGCTCGCTTGAATGTTACCTTATTTTATATTGTATTATATAGTTAAGGAATTGCGCAAGCTGTTTTTATCTTCTCTGTTCTAAACTGTTTCATTGTATTGAACTATCTGATTTTCGTGCTTTAGAAAAACAAGCATTACATCCTTATAACTTATAGGATGATTATATTTCCTCCAACAAATTGGCATTTTAACGTGCACGCTAAAATAGATTAAAAATTATCATAAAAAGCTCACGTGCCTACATGAGAGCTCAAAGTATACAGGTGTACATATCCATTCAATACATCAAACATTTATGCACAAGTTAGCGATTAACAAATGTTTTAATAAACTAGGGATTATTTCCTATATATGAATGTTTTTTGTTACTTAACTACTTTCTCTCCCTTTAACACATTCCAATTTAATATGTTATGTGAAAAAAGTCAATATTATAGTTCAAAAGAACAATTTTTTCCAAGTTTAGGGATTTTGCTATTTTTAAGCAAATAAAAAAAGCTTCGCATATTAGCGAAACACTTAGAGTATCAACATTTTATTTTAAGCCACTTGTCGGATTTGAACCGACGACCCCTTCCTTACCATGGAAGTGCTCTACCAACTGAGCTAAAGCGGCAGCAAGTCTTTCATAAAAAATGGCTCCACAGGCAGGACTCGAACCTGCGACCGATCGGTTAACAGCCGATTGCTCTACCAACTGAGCTACTGTGGAATAATTAATTGCCCGGCAGCGACCTACTCTCGCAGGGGGAAGCCCCCAACTACCATTGGCGCAGAGAAGCTTAACTACCGTGTTCGGGATGGGAACGGGTGTGACCTTCTCGCCATAACTACCAGACAATATTTAAGTTGTTGAAAGATTGCTCTCTCAAAACTAGAGAAGAAAGGGTTCAGTTAGGTAACTTCGTTTCATTTTTTTGGTTAAGTCCTCGATCGATTAGTATTTGTCCGCTCCATGTATCGCTACACTTCCACTCCAAACCTATCTACCTGATCATCTTTCAGGGATCTTACTTTCCGAAGAAATGGGAAATCTCATCTTGAGGGGGGCTTCACGCTTAGATGCTTTCAGCGTTTATCCCTGCCACACATAGCTACCCAGCGATGCTCCTGGCGGAACAACTGGTACACCAGCGGTGTGTCCATCCCGGTCCTCTCGTACTAAGGACAGCTCCTCTCAAATTTCCTGCGCCCGCGACGGATAGGGACCGAACTGTCTCACGACGTTCTGAACCCAGCTCGCGTGCCGCTTTAATGGGCGAACAGCCCAACCCTTGGGACCGACTACAGCCCCAGGATGCGACGAGCCGACATCGAGGTGCCAAACCTCCCCGTCGATGTGGACTCTTGGGGGAGATAAGCCTGTTATCCCCGGGGTAGCTTTTATCCGTTGAGCGATGGCCCTTCCATGCGGAACCACCGGATCACTAAGCCCGACTTTCGTCCCTGCTCGACTTGTCAGTCTCGCAGTCAAGCTCCCTTGTGCCTTTACACTCTGCGAATGATTTCCATCCATTCTGAGGGAACCTTTGGGCGCCTCCGTTACTCTTTAGGAGGCGACCGCCCCAGTCAAACTGCCCACCTGACACTGTCTCCCCACGCGCTAAGCGTGGCGGGTTAGAATGGTCATACAGCCAGGGTAGTATCCCACCATTGCCTCCTCGTATGCTAGCGCACACGTCTCTTCGGCTCCTACCTATCCTGTACAAGCGGTACAAACATTCCATATCAGGTTGCAGTAAAGCTCCACGGGGTCTTTCCGTCCTGTCGCGGGTAACCTGCATCTTCACAGGTACTATAATTTCACCGAGTCTCTCGTTGAGACAGTGCCCAGATCGTTGCGCCTTTCGTGCGGGTCGGAACTTACCCGACAAGGAATTTCGCTACCTTAGGACCGTTATAGTTACGGCCGCCGTTTACTGGGGCTTCAATTCGTACCTTCGCCGAAGCTAAGCACTCCTCTTAACCTTCCAGCACCGGGCAGGCGTCAGCCCCTATACGTCACCTTACGGTTTTGCAGAGACCTGTGTTTTTGCTAAACAGTCGCCTGGGCCTATTCACTGCGGCTCTCTCGGGCTTGCACCCTAATAGAGCACCCCTTCTCCCGAAGTTACGGGGTCATTTTGCCGAGTTCCTTAACGAGAGTTCTCTCGCTCACCTTAGGATTCTCTCCTCATCTACCTGTGTCGGTTTGCGGTACGGGCAGTACTACTCTTCCTAGAGGCTTTTCTTGACAGCGTGAAATCAGGAACTTCCGTACTTTATTTCCTTCCCCATCACAGCTCATGCTTCGCAAGAAGCGGATTTGCCTACTTCTCACACTCACTGCTTGGACGCACATTTCCATTCGTGCGATTCCCTATCCTTCTGTGTCACCCCATCGGTTAAACAATTAGCACTGGTACAGGAATCTCTACCTGTTGTCCATCGCCTACGCCTATCGGCCTCGGCTTAGGTCCCGACTAACCCTGAGCGGACGAGCCTTCCTCAGGAAACCTTAGATATTCGGTGGAAGGGATTCTCACCCTTCTTTCGCTACTCATACCGGCATTCTCACTTCTAAGCGCTCCACCAGTCCTTCCGGTCTGACTTCACCGCCCTTAGAACGCTCTCCTACCACGAACCTCTCAAAGAGGTTCATCCACAGTTTCGGTAATATGTTTAGCCCCGGTACATTTTCGGCGCGGGGTCACTCGACCAGTGAGCTATTACGCACTCTTTCAATGGTGGCTGCTTCTAAGCCAACATCCTGGTTGTCTAAGCAACCCCACATCCTTTTCCACTTAACATATATTTGGGGACCTTAACTGGTGGTCTGGGCTGTTTCCCTTTCGACTACGGATCTTATCACTCGCAGTCTGACTCCCGAGTATAAGTACATGGCATTCGGAGTTTATCTGAATTCGGTAACCCGAGAAGGGCCCCTAGTCCAAACAGTGCTCTACCTCCATGACTCTTTACCTCGAGGCTAGCCCTAAAGCTATTTCGGAGAGAACCAGCTATCTCCAAGTTCGATTGGAATTTCTCCGCTACCCACACCTCATCCCCGCACTTTTCAACGTGCGTGGGTTCGGACCTCCAGTAAGTATTACCTTACCTTCATCCTGGACATGGGTAGATCACCTGGTTTCGGGTCTACGACCTGTTACTTATTCGCCCTATTCAGACTCGCTTTCGCTACGGCTCCGCTTTTTCCGCTTAACCTTGCAACAAATCGTAACTCGCCGGTTCATTCTACAAAAGGCACGCTATCACCCATTAACGGGCTCTAACTACTTGTAGGCACACGGTTTCAGGAACTGTTTCACTCCCCTTCCGGGGTGCTTTTCACCTTTCCCTCACGGTACTGGTTCACTATCGGTCACTAGGGAGTATTTAGCCTTGGGAGATGGTCCTCCCGGATTCCGACGGAATTTCACGTGTTCCGCCGTACTCAGGATCCACTCTGGAGGGAAAGCTATTTCAACTACCGGGCTGTTACCGTCTTTGGCGGGCCTTTCCAGACCGCTTCATTTATAACTTTCTTTTGTAACTCCGTATAGAGTGTCCTACAACCCCAAGAAGCAAGCTTCTTGGTTTGGGCTCTTTCCGTTTCGCTCGCCGCTACTCAGGAAATCGATTTTTCTTTCTCTTCCTCCAGGTACTTAGATGTTTCAGTTCCCTGGGTCTGCCTTCCTCACGCTATGTATTCACGTAAGGATACTATCCGACTAAAGATAGTGGGTTCCCCCATTCGGAAATCTCTGGATCAACGCTTACGTACAGCTCCCCAAAGCATATCGGTGTTAGTCCCGTCCTTCTTCGGCTCCTAGTGCCAAGGCATCCACCGTGCGCCCTTTCTAACTTAACCAATTTACTTCATTGAAGTAAAGGTTGTTTTTCTGATTTTCCGTATCAGCGATGATACATCCAATCAGATGAAAGATTCACTTTCAGATGATTCTCGGTTACTTGTGTCATAAATAGTTACCTATTTATGCTAACTTTACTAACTTTCTTATCTAGTTTTCAAAGAACAATTTTGGTGGAGCCTAGCGGGATCGAACCGCTGACCTCCTGCGTGCAAAGCAGGCGCTCTCCCAGCTGAGCTAAGGCCCCTTAAATAGGATATTATGTTGTTTCTTCTGTCAGAAAGAAAAAGTGGGCCTAAATGGACTCGAACCATCGACCTCACGCTTATCAGGCGTGCGCTCTAACCAGCTGAGCTATAGGCCCGTCAATAATGTAGTGGCTCTTTGCCCAAGGCAACGCGCCGTGCGTACTTTATCTGACATCTAAGAGAATGACCTCTCAAAACTGAACAAATATAGAAGAACGAAAACTCACAGGTTTCCTTTTCCTTAGAAAGGAGGTGATCCAGCCGCACCTTCCGATACGGCTACCTTGTTACGACTTCACCCCAATTATCTGTCCCACCTTCGGCGGCTGGCTCCTAAAAGGTTACCCTACCGACTTCGGGTGTTACAAACTCTCGTGGTGTGACGGGCGGTGTGTACAAGGCCCGGGAACGTATTCACCGCGGCATGCTGATCCGCGATTACTAGCGATTCCGGCTTCATGTAGGCGAGTTGCAGCCTACAATCCGAACTGAGAATGGTTTTATGGGATTGGCTCCACCTCGCGGCTTCGCTACCCTTTGTACCATCCATTGTAGCACGTGTGTAGCCCAGGTCATAAGGGGCATGATGATTTGACGTCATCCCCACCTTCCTCCGGCTTGCACCGGCAGTCACTTTAGAGTGCCCAACTAAATGCTGGCAACTAAAATCAAGGGTTGCGCTCGTTGCGGGACTTAACCCAACATCTCACGACACGAGCTGACGACAACCATGCACCACCTGTCACTTTGTCCCCGAAGGGAAAGCTCTGTCTCCAGAGTGGTCAAAGGATGTCAAGACCTGGTAAGGTTCTTCGCGTTGCTTCGAATTAAACCACATGCTCCACCGCTTGTGCGGGCCCCCGTCAATTCCTTTGAGTTTCAACCTTGCGGTCGTACTCCCCAGGCGGAGTGCTTAATGCGTTAGCTGCAGCACTAAGGGGCGGAAACCCCCTAACACTTAGCACTCATCGTTTACGGCGTGGACTACCAGGGTATCTAATCCTGTTTGCTCCCCACGCTTTCGCGCCTCAGCGTCAGTTACAGACCAGAGAGTCGCCTTCGCCACTGGTGTTCCTCCACATATCTACGCATTTCACCGCTACACGTGGAATTCCACTCTCCTCTTCTGCACTCCAGTCTTCCAGTTTCCAATGACCCTCCCCGGTTAAGCCGGGGGCTTTCACATCAGACTTAAAAGACCGCCTGCGCGCGCTTTACGCCCAATAAATCCGGACAACGCTTGCCACCTACGTATTACCGCGGCTGCTGGCACGTAGTTAGCCGTGGCTTTCTGGTTAGATACCGTCAAGGGACAAGCAGTTACTCTTATCCTTGTTCTTCTCTAACAACAGTACTTTACGATCCGAAAACCTTCTTCATACACGCGGCGTTGCTCCGTCAGACTTTCGTCCATTGCGGAAGATTCCCTACTGCTGCCTCCCGTAGGAGTCTGGGCCGTGTCTCAGTCCCAGTGTGGCCGATCACCCTCTCAGGTCGGCTATGCATCGTTGCCTTGGTAGGCCTTTACCCTACCAACTAGCTAATGCACCGC
The nucleotide sequence above comes from Listeria ivanovii subsp. londoniensis. Encoded proteins:
- a CDS encoding S-adenosyl-l-methionine hydroxide adenosyltransferase family protein, whose product is MTKQLLVLQSDFGISDGAVSAMYGVINSVSKDLQIYDLTHQIPQFNIWEASYRLLQTVTYWPKDTIFVSIVDPGVGSERRSVAVLTEEGHYIITPDNGSLTHIAHYGRLKAIRLIDEAKNRLPKSGASHTFHGRDIFAYTAARLAAGKIRFEDIGPEAPAESIVSLSLSDSYLENEQAFGTIDIIDRPFGNLWTNIRRTDFLQLDVNYGDSIEVLIKHHDLVVYKNFVTYSRSFADLRIGEALIYVNSLDNLGLGINQGSFVNAYSVGTGTSWKVTLKKG
- the mdrT gene encoding cholic acid efflux MFS transporter MdrT; amino-acid sequence: MNSTAVERPVDVNGKSYSRNLLVVTMIIGAFVAILNQTLLATALPMIMDDLHITAATGQWLTTAFLLTNGIMIPITALLIEKISSKTLFITAMFVFTVGTIIASMADSFPMLLTGRIVQAAGAGIMMPLLQTIFLLIFPREKRGAAMGLMGLVIAFAPAIGPTLSGWIVDSYDWRVLFLILIPIAVIDIALAFFGMKKVVKLTKTKIDYLSIVMSSIGFGSLLYGFSSAGNDGWGDATVVTTLIIGVVVIALFVWRQLVIENPMLELHVFKYPVFSLSVVLGSIVTMAMIGAEIVLPLYIQTIRGESALQSGLLLLPGAIIMGIMSPITGIIFDKIGAKWLTITGVTILTIGTIPFMFLTIDTPLWYIVVFYAVRFFGISMAMMPVSTAGMNALPNHLINHGSAVNNTIRQIAGSIGTAVLITVLTNVTKNNMPGKMLAGTDPAAFAQQAQDASLDGMRAAFMVAAIFAAIGMFLSFFLKTKKQEPIVKEYTK
- the brtA gene encoding bile-regulated transcriptional regulator BrtA produces the protein MKEKKQRIIKSAKEVFQKQGYLKTSVQDIVDAAEISKGTFYNYFTSKEELAIVIFKQEYSVLHQRLEYTMAISGERKDNFTECLKIIIRFYTENGEILNITFSQAMIDDDFNSFLQSVRLKNMEWVKNQLLEVYGIETAPYINDITMLLSGMAAMYVFANGSKNIDSGLIDRAIPYVVRRLDALVKDILLSGEIVFTDEDTENLVPDHITMRKKRLAKLREALEELSTGIDNADIADSDKWQYKESMNALVGEINNNEAPRDFMIQGTLLYLKQHVPATLTKEVNKLELCVNGLL
- a CDS encoding DUF3116 family protein, with the protein product MLPEREIIYSILKMVKDKSEKIFDLAKKEDIIITGKYQITKNKLIYTIYWLEPRRIFSSKK